One region of Bdellovibrio bacteriovorus genomic DNA includes:
- a CDS encoding efflux RND transporter periplasmic adaptor subunit yields the protein MGLKVAKASKRKVDHTIRTVGTVTADQTKEAHVHTRINGWIEDVFADYVGKEIKKKQPLYSLYSPDLVSTQEEYLSARKQGSTGQEIAKAALQRLRLWNVPETEISKLTQSGKAKRALTFESSVDGVIVNKTAIKGMYITPEMELYYIADLSKVWIIVTLYEYDLASISVGDETVIQLPYDANRTLKGKISYIYPEVEMETRTAKARIEMPNPDQKLKPGMFANVELKKNLGDAIVIPDDAVIDTGVRRIVIVRRQNSRFEPREVKVGARVGQEFIVLSGLKENEEVVVSAHFLIDAESKLQAALQRGEKASEGHSGHGK from the coding sequence ATGGGATTGAAGGTTGCTAAGGCCAGTAAACGCAAAGTCGACCACACGATTCGCACCGTCGGCACCGTGACGGCTGATCAAACAAAGGAAGCCCACGTTCATACTCGAATCAATGGATGGATCGAGGATGTATTTGCAGATTATGTCGGAAAGGAAATTAAGAAGAAGCAACCGCTTTACAGTCTCTACAGTCCTGATCTGGTCTCAACTCAAGAAGAATATCTATCGGCACGAAAGCAAGGCAGTACAGGTCAAGAAATCGCTAAAGCCGCACTTCAACGTTTGCGACTTTGGAACGTACCAGAAACTGAAATTTCAAAACTCACACAGTCAGGAAAAGCCAAGAGAGCACTCACTTTTGAGTCATCCGTTGATGGAGTTATCGTCAATAAGACAGCCATTAAAGGCATGTATATCACTCCAGAAATGGAGCTCTACTATATCGCAGATCTATCGAAAGTTTGGATAATCGTCACTTTATACGAATATGACCTGGCAAGCATCTCTGTTGGCGATGAAACAGTCATTCAGCTTCCTTACGACGCGAATCGAACTCTAAAAGGAAAGATCAGTTACATTTATCCTGAAGTCGAAATGGAGACAAGAACCGCAAAAGCTCGAATTGAAATGCCAAACCCGGACCAGAAACTCAAGCCAGGAATGTTTGCCAACGTTGAGCTTAAGAAAAATTTGGGTGATGCGATTGTGATTCCTGATGATGCCGTGATTGATACAGGCGTTCGTCGAATCGTCATTGTCCGAAGGCAGAATTCGAGATTTGAACCCAGAGAAGTCAAAGTAGGTGCGCGCGTTGGGCAAGAGTTCATTGTTCTTTCAGGACTGAAAGAAAACGAAGAAGTTGTCGTCAGCGCTCATTTTCTTATAGATGCAGAAAGTAAGCTTCAGGCGGCGTTGCAGCGAGGAGAGAAAGCTTCAGAAGGACACAGTGGCCATGGAAAGTGA
- a CDS encoding TolC family protein gives MIATLCLALSASAGAKAGALEDYLTQVQEANPTLQAAKAAAEKAQFLVRPASTWDDPFIAAGVDEKPFDGSMGGVKKYQISQTIPFPGKNSARSAIATHEADSAKSDVETAARQIRVLATQIYFKTFLNQKAIELNRDLHQILKTVADSSKARYQSGTSGHHEWLRSQVELNILEVEKLRLQREQKSLTAVFNEMRNQPAQAAIPVLAFEYREPASPPAQPDLSAQPELRSIDLYLKRASEEERLAKLSYFPDFVLQGMMMEPDPEMMDEKKNWGVMLGASLPLFFWRKQSDLSQAASAQKRVADFERQSLVNRISAEWLEAQEQLKTSKDVVKLYLSSVLPSTRLAVQNAKTSYSSRKLSLDQYLDSLKVQRMQELELVAAQMDVFLANLRLKDLLSSPPLLRLSPSRPSLFGGDSMGSDAGMGSMGSGTVNMGSGISGPTRKTKSGGTRSNDGSGMEGM, from the coding sequence ATGATTGCAACATTGTGTTTGGCTTTGAGTGCGAGTGCAGGCGCGAAAGCGGGCGCGCTGGAAGACTATCTTACACAAGTGCAAGAGGCGAATCCAACTTTGCAGGCGGCTAAGGCTGCTGCAGAGAAGGCGCAGTTCCTGGTGCGGCCAGCTTCTACTTGGGACGATCCCTTTATCGCCGCAGGCGTAGATGAGAAGCCCTTTGATGGTAGTATGGGCGGCGTTAAGAAATATCAAATTAGTCAAACGATTCCTTTTCCTGGAAAGAACTCCGCCCGATCAGCTATTGCAACCCACGAAGCTGATTCAGCAAAGAGCGATGTTGAGACAGCCGCGCGGCAAATTCGAGTTCTCGCAACTCAAATATATTTCAAAACATTTCTGAATCAGAAGGCTATTGAACTCAATCGAGACCTTCATCAGATTTTGAAGACGGTCGCTGATAGCTCCAAGGCCCGTTATCAATCGGGAACTTCTGGACACCACGAATGGCTTCGTTCACAGGTCGAGCTCAATATCTTGGAGGTCGAGAAGCTGCGGCTTCAAAGGGAGCAAAAATCGCTCACGGCCGTCTTTAATGAAATGAGAAATCAGCCCGCACAGGCTGCCATCCCTGTTTTAGCCTTCGAATATAGGGAGCCCGCAAGCCCTCCTGCGCAGCCGGATCTTTCAGCACAACCCGAACTTCGCTCGATTGATCTTTATTTGAAGCGGGCTTCCGAAGAAGAGCGACTCGCAAAGCTTTCTTATTTTCCTGATTTCGTATTGCAGGGAATGATGATGGAACCTGATCCTGAAATGATGGATGAAAAGAAAAATTGGGGTGTCATGCTTGGTGCAAGTCTTCCGCTCTTCTTTTGGAGAAAGCAAAGTGATTTGAGCCAGGCCGCTTCCGCACAGAAGCGAGTTGCCGATTTTGAGCGACAGAGTCTTGTAAACCGAATTTCCGCAGAGTGGTTGGAAGCTCAAGAGCAATTGAAGACTTCCAAGGATGTGGTCAAGCTATACCTTTCTTCAGTCCTTCCCTCGACGCGACTAGCGGTTCAGAACGCGAAGACAAGTTATTCATCTCGCAAGCTATCTCTCGATCAGTATCTTGATTCGTTGAAGGTTCAGCGCATGCAAGAACTTGAGCTTGTTGCGGCTCAAATGGATGTCTTTTTAGCAAATTTGCGACTGAAGGATTTGCTATCTAGTCCGCCTCTTCTTCGCTTGTCGCCAAGCCGGCCGAGCTTATTCGGTGGCGATTCCATGGGATCTGATGCTGGTATGGGTTCAATGGGGTCAGGAACTGTCAATATGGGCTCAGGAATAAGCGGACCTACTCGCAAAACCAAATCTGGTGGAACTCGAAGCAATGACGGTTCAGGTATGGAAGGTATGTAA
- a CDS encoding AAA family ATPase produces the protein MSASPIICDIECSCQHLKHDTKLVVLTGGPGAGKTAVLEMIKKMLCEHVAILPESASIIFGGGFWRLETPTGKAAAQKAIFHIQRDMEELVLNEKKWALGLCDRGTLDGVAYWPSEEETFWSTLRTSKDIEYSRYQAVIHLRAPSETHGYNHQNPLRIETALQAQSIDEKIHRIWSGHPKYHQVESSANFMEKANRAIQLISQELPECCKKGLVEFARAGGTR, from the coding sequence ATGAGCGCGTCTCCTATTATATGTGACATCGAATGTTCCTGTCAGCATCTGAAACACGACACAAAGCTCGTCGTTCTTACGGGAGGACCCGGTGCTGGTAAAACGGCAGTCCTTGAAATGATAAAGAAAATGCTTTGTGAACATGTCGCCATACTTCCGGAGTCCGCTTCCATTATTTTTGGAGGAGGCTTCTGGCGTCTAGAAACGCCCACAGGAAAAGCTGCAGCCCAGAAGGCTATTTTTCACATTCAGCGTGATATGGAAGAATTGGTTCTCAACGAAAAGAAATGGGCCCTGGGTCTCTGCGATCGAGGGACCCTTGACGGAGTCGCTTACTGGCCCTCTGAAGAAGAGACGTTTTGGTCCACTTTGAGAACATCAAAAGATATTGAATACAGCCGATACCAAGCGGTCATCCACTTGAGAGCCCCCAGCGAAACTCACGGATACAACCACCAAAATCCTTTGAGAATCGAAACGGCCTTACAGGCGCAAAGTATCGATGAGAAAATTCATCGGATTTGGTCTGGGCATCCGAAGTATCACCAAGTCGAATCTTCAGCAAACTTCATGGAAAAAGCTAATAGAGCAATTCAACTTATTAGCCAAGAGCTTCCCGAGTGCTGCAAGAAGGGTCTCGTGGAATTTGCAAGAGCTGGAGGCACGAGGTGA
- a CDS encoding MBL fold metallo-hydrolase, whose translation MQLRFLGAAQTVTGSKYLLTIKNKNILIDCGLFQGLKDLRLKNWEPFLVDPKSIDAILLTHAHIDHSGYIPRLIKEGFQGPVYCTEATLDLCRILLPDAGYLQEEDAEFLNRKKLSKHNPALPLFTKLEAEKSLEYFHPQPFDKEFEVVPGTKVRFLYSGHILGSAIVVVSVGDRKIAFSGDVGRQQDVILRPPVSIPEVDYLVVESTYGNRQHGQSNPEAALERVINDAAKRHGVVIIPAFTVGRAQTLMYHLSVLKRSRRIPNIPMYLNSPMASNVTGLFCDYRQLHKLSDEQCRETCEVVRYVKTVEESKALNERKGPMVIISASGMATGGRILHHLKAFAPDPKNHILLAGFQAAGTRGRQIQDGAKEIKIFREFIPVRAQVDVLENMSAHADYTEIIQWLDKSNIHPKKVFITHGEPEAAESLKGHLSNRFGWSCEVPKHEQTYDLEGT comes from the coding sequence ATGCAACTTCGATTTCTGGGGGCCGCACAAACTGTTACGGGATCGAAATATCTACTCACCATTAAAAACAAAAATATTTTGATCGATTGCGGCTTGTTCCAGGGTCTTAAAGATCTTCGACTTAAGAACTGGGAACCTTTCTTAGTAGATCCGAAGTCGATTGATGCGATCTTACTGACCCATGCGCATATCGATCACTCTGGTTATATTCCAAGACTCATTAAAGAGGGATTTCAGGGGCCTGTTTATTGTACCGAGGCGACGTTGGACCTCTGCCGCATTCTTCTTCCTGATGCGGGATACCTACAAGAAGAGGACGCTGAGTTTCTTAACCGCAAGAAGCTATCCAAACACAATCCTGCACTTCCACTCTTTACGAAACTAGAAGCTGAAAAATCCCTGGAATATTTTCACCCCCAGCCTTTCGATAAAGAATTCGAGGTTGTCCCAGGCACTAAAGTGCGTTTCTTATATTCAGGCCATATTTTGGGATCAGCGATTGTCGTCGTATCTGTAGGTGACAGAAAAATCGCATTCTCTGGGGATGTTGGACGACAGCAAGACGTCATTCTTCGCCCACCAGTTTCGATTCCTGAAGTCGACTACCTGGTCGTCGAATCGACTTATGGCAATCGTCAACACGGTCAATCCAATCCCGAGGCTGCTCTAGAAAGAGTTATTAATGACGCCGCCAAAAGACATGGTGTCGTTATCATTCCAGCCTTTACTGTCGGAAGGGCCCAGACTCTCATGTATCACCTTTCTGTCCTCAAGAGATCGCGACGCATTCCCAATATTCCGATGTATCTCAATAGCCCAATGGCCTCTAATGTCACCGGACTCTTTTGCGACTATCGACAACTTCATAAGCTTTCAGATGAACAATGCCGTGAAACTTGTGAAGTCGTTCGGTATGTAAAGACAGTTGAGGAATCAAAGGCTCTCAACGAGAGAAAGGGGCCTATGGTTATTATTTCTGCCAGCGGCATGGCTACCGGCGGAAGAATTCTTCACCATCTAAAAGCCTTCGCTCCAGATCCTAAGAATCACATTTTGCTCGCTGGTTTTCAGGCCGCCGGAACAAGGGGCCGACAGATCCAAGATGGAGCAAAAGAGATTAAGATCTTTCGCGAGTTCATTCCTGTGCGCGCACAAGTCGACGTACTTGAAAACATGTCCGCACACGCTGATTACACTGAGATCATTCAATGGCTGGATAAATCCAATATTCATCCAAAGAAGGTTTTTATAACTCACGGCGAACCCGAAGCTGCCGAATCTTTGAAGGGTCATCTCAGCAATCGATTCGGATGGTCTTGCGAAGTGCCGAAGCACGAGCAAACTTATGATTTGGAAGGCACATGA
- a CDS encoding DUF305 domain-containing protein translates to MMCIQKLWIFVFSFFVLFLGNEVAFANGAFHKRPYSVKFIDEMSAHHEGGIKMAEMAIAKAYHSKLKHMAQMMKKDQQEELMKLQEWRRRWYSSSPEYTYNGAEMDMSKLERLSGLEFDIAFLDSMIMHHPGAIFLGNEAAVRSERSAIRNLGKRIAKAQETELNEMRALRDRWAID, encoded by the coding sequence ATGATGTGTATTCAAAAATTATGGATCTTTGTTTTTTCTTTTTTTGTTTTATTTCTTGGGAATGAAGTCGCTTTTGCGAACGGAGCCTTTCACAAACGGCCTTATAGTGTGAAGTTCATTGATGAGATGAGCGCCCATCACGAAGGTGGTATCAAAATGGCAGAGATGGCCATCGCGAAGGCCTATCACTCCAAGTTGAAACATATGGCTCAAATGATGAAAAAGGATCAACAGGAAGAACTGATGAAGCTTCAAGAATGGCGAAGACGTTGGTATTCGTCGAGCCCTGAATATACATATAATGGTGCAGAGATGGATATGTCTAAGTTGGAACGCTTGAGTGGGCTGGAATTTGATATCGCGTTTTTGGATTCCATGATCATGCACCATCCCGGCGCCATATTTCTAGGGAATGAAGCGGCAGTACGATCCGAAAGATCTGCTATACGAAATTTAGGAAAAAGAATTGCCAAGGCTCAGGAAACCGAACTGAACGAAATGCGAGCTCTGAGAGATAGATGGGCAATAGATTAG
- a CDS encoding YgaP-like transmembrane domain has protein sequence MQLRIAESSSRVQLNTKPAINEKIRQATIDRLNFTGFDVDAIEQRLAELEREWDIERVIEANASSIVLAGLTLGATVNKRWFLLPAVVAGFLLQHAVQGWCPPVPVLRRLGFRTQREIDNERCILLARRGDFEKINNRSTREAIEALESNISR, from the coding sequence GTGCAACTTCGAATCGCAGAGAGTAGTTCGCGTGTACAATTAAATACCAAACCTGCCATCAACGAAAAAATTCGACAGGCGACAATCGACAGGTTGAACTTTACAGGATTTGATGTTGATGCCATTGAGCAGCGTCTCGCCGAGTTGGAACGTGAATGGGATATTGAGAGAGTGATTGAAGCAAATGCTTCAAGTATTGTCCTCGCAGGCCTCACGTTGGGTGCTACAGTTAACAAACGTTGGTTTTTATTACCCGCAGTTGTGGCTGGTTTCTTATTGCAGCATGCGGTTCAAGGTTGGTGTCCGCCTGTGCCGGTCTTAAGAAGACTTGGTTTTAGAACCCAACGTGAGATCGACAATGAGCGATGTATACTTCTGGCTCGCCGAGGTGACTTTGAGAAAATTAATAACCGCTCAACTCGTGAAGCAATTGAAGCTTTGGAGAGTAATATCAGCCGATAA
- a CDS encoding pyridoxamine 5'-phosphate oxidase family protein: protein MNTYHSHLNTIPEADCLNILKKASFGHLGFQKKDRMMILPINFLYKDKNIYSHSLEGSKLEAMREHPRVCLQTEVTESAIKWKSVIAWGQFEECSEQDANQMMRDLIKNMNLTHQKFGGSSLEIDFSALLERAVIYRIKIDEVVGRSEGYKD from the coding sequence ATGAATACTTATCACAGCCATCTAAATACCATTCCGGAAGCTGATTGTCTGAATATCTTAAAAAAAGCCAGTTTCGGCCACCTGGGCTTTCAGAAGAAAGACAGGATGATGATCCTTCCCATTAATTTTCTTTACAAAGATAAAAACATTTACAGTCATTCTTTAGAGGGAAGTAAACTGGAAGCAATGAGAGAACATCCCCGGGTCTGTTTGCAAACCGAAGTTACTGAGAGCGCAATAAAATGGAAGAGCGTTATCGCATGGGGACAATTTGAAGAATGCAGCGAGCAAGATGCAAATCAGATGATGCGGGACCTCATTAAAAACATGAATTTAACACATCAGAAATTTGGCGGTTCTTCTTTAGAAATAGACTTCTCTGCCCTATTAGAAAGAGCCGTTATTTACCGTATTAAAATTGACGAAGTCGTAGGGCGATCCGAAGGGTACAAGGATTGA
- a CDS encoding ABC transporter ATP-binding protein — MTKAPLLACRGLTKDYTMGEIQIQALRGINLNFNDSEFVVLLGASGSGKSTLLNILGGLDVPTSGEVVFENKTLSNGTAEELTLFRRENVGFVFQFYNLIPNLTAAENVDLVTDICEDPMTSANALTLVGLKERQFFFPSQLSGGEQQRVAIARAIAKKPKILLCDEPTGALDLQTGKMVLLAIQQVHRELGTLVIVITHNSAIADLADRVLYLGDGKILKERINEKKISIDEVYW, encoded by the coding sequence ATGACGAAAGCGCCTCTCTTAGCATGTCGTGGTCTGACAAAAGACTACACAATGGGAGAGATTCAGATACAAGCACTCCGGGGAATTAATTTAAATTTCAATGATAGCGAATTCGTTGTGCTTCTTGGGGCGTCCGGCAGTGGTAAATCCACGTTGCTTAATATTCTTGGAGGATTGGATGTGCCGACCTCAGGAGAAGTTGTTTTCGAAAACAAAACCTTAAGCAACGGCACCGCCGAAGAACTCACCTTATTTCGTCGCGAGAACGTAGGTTTTGTTTTTCAGTTTTACAATTTAATTCCGAATTTGACCGCCGCCGAAAATGTAGATCTTGTAACAGATATTTGCGAAGACCCGATGACATCAGCAAACGCTTTGACTTTGGTAGGCTTGAAAGAAAGACAATTTTTTTTTCCATCTCAACTTTCTGGGGGAGAACAACAACGGGTCGCCATCGCTCGTGCCATCGCGAAGAAACCCAAAATTCTTCTTTGTGATGAGCCTACTGGCGCCTTGGACCTACAGACAGGAAAAATGGTCTTATTGGCTATTCAACAAGTGCACAGAGAACTTGGTACACTGGTGATCGTTATCACCCACAACTCGGCCATTGCCGATCTGGCAGACAGAGTTCTTTATCTTGGAGACGGAAAAATCTTAAAGGAGCGGATCAACGAAAAAAAGATCTCTATAGATGAGGTTTACTGGTGA
- a CDS encoding ABC transporter permease, producing the protein MAVLLSCGIALLTASWSAYVSLSKARDEFYQSYEFSDIFAEVVRAPSFVLTQIQNLPGVDFAESRITASGLIDLESQNEPALGLVISIPKTLGLNRIHLRGGRWPEVGSSTEVLVHESFALVHKLKAGDIFFINIKGQRRKLQVSGIAISPEYVYALNPLAPFPDDRHFAVLWMLESALEEITGLQEAFNGIVIKSRRDKDIPGIIRNVDLILAPYGGIGAYDRSQQISNMFVQDEIRQQRSMSYVVPTIFILVAIFILHTVLHRLISIQRPQIATLKSLGYASSSVALHYWKLVTVILSAGLIPGFLFAQGIGLWYASLYRQYFRFPSIEFSVSPIAFIIAISVSFIPGWLVVLNALRSIFRLQPAEAMRPLTTLNFQMTRAQTLFTTQKKTLTKIILRDLLARPIRTSLSVLGLAAAVAILINGTFWGDVVSFFIHRQFREASREDLEVRFVHPRKKEVVSELLRIPGVEMVEGARIVGVKMIFRNIRQNTAVITTQENPQLRRALSVTGNLIRPLPGTVLLTRYYKEKYDLTFGDRVTLEISDKSHKPFSAVVGGFVDDMVGAAVYATKSDLQRWLHEESAIDSVYLKVDPKKVGSIYVRLKSAPEVLSVQVKSLLLQSFNRTVAEMITVFKTILIGFAISITCSVLFNMSRINISEKSWELASMKIMGFKNSEIFQILFLEIGAQVLVALGPGCILGYYLSLLSTRLIHSETMAFPLIILPSTYALAIVVVVLSYTVIGIYVRKSITRLNMTEALKARD; encoded by the coding sequence ATGGCAGTTTTGCTATCCTGTGGAATTGCACTACTCACCGCTTCTTGGAGCGCCTATGTTTCGCTCTCGAAAGCCCGTGATGAATTTTATCAGAGCTATGAATTCAGTGATATTTTTGCAGAGGTGGTGCGTGCTCCCTCCTTCGTGTTAACGCAGATTCAGAACTTACCGGGCGTAGATTTTGCCGAAAGTCGCATCACAGCTTCAGGCCTAATTGATCTTGAGTCCCAAAACGAGCCCGCACTCGGGCTCGTGATCTCGATCCCGAAAACACTTGGACTGAACCGAATCCATTTGCGTGGAGGCCGCTGGCCTGAAGTCGGTTCGAGCACGGAAGTGTTGGTGCATGAAAGCTTCGCTTTAGTTCATAAACTGAAGGCCGGAGACATCTTTTTTATCAACATCAAAGGACAACGTCGAAAGCTGCAGGTTTCCGGTATTGCTATATCTCCGGAATATGTTTATGCACTCAATCCTCTAGCACCATTTCCTGACGATCGTCACTTTGCTGTTCTTTGGATGCTTGAAAGTGCATTAGAGGAAATCACCGGGCTCCAGGAGGCCTTCAACGGCATCGTCATCAAGAGTCGTCGAGATAAAGACATCCCGGGTATTATAAGAAATGTCGATCTGATTCTTGCTCCCTACGGGGGAATCGGCGCCTACGACCGAAGCCAACAGATCAGCAATATGTTTGTACAAGATGAAATTCGCCAGCAAAGATCTATGTCCTATGTCGTTCCTACTATTTTCATATTGGTGGCTATCTTCATTTTACATACGGTCTTGCATCGTCTTATCAGTATCCAGCGTCCACAGATCGCGACACTAAAATCGTTGGGTTATGCTTCGTCGTCAGTTGCTCTGCACTATTGGAAGCTTGTCACAGTTATTTTGAGCGCAGGACTCATTCCTGGCTTTCTTTTTGCGCAAGGAATCGGTCTTTGGTATGCATCTTTGTATCGACAATACTTTCGTTTCCCTAGCATCGAATTTTCTGTCTCCCCCATCGCATTCATAATAGCCATTTCTGTCAGCTTCATTCCTGGTTGGCTTGTAGTCTTAAATGCACTCAGGTCGATCTTTCGACTTCAACCCGCTGAAGCCATGCGGCCGTTGACCACATTGAATTTTCAAATGACACGGGCTCAGACTCTTTTTACCACTCAAAAAAAGACACTGACCAAAATTATTTTAAGGGATCTTTTGGCCCGCCCCATACGTACATCTCTATCGGTTCTGGGGCTCGCGGCCGCCGTCGCCATTCTTATCAATGGAACGTTCTGGGGAGACGTCGTCAGCTTTTTTATTCATCGTCAATTCCGCGAGGCCAGCCGAGAGGATCTCGAAGTGCGCTTCGTTCACCCAAGAAAAAAGGAAGTGGTGAGTGAACTTTTGCGTATTCCAGGGGTCGAGATGGTCGAAGGCGCGCGTATCGTGGGGGTCAAGATGATTTTTAGAAATATCCGTCAAAATACAGCGGTCATTACGACACAAGAAAACCCTCAGCTGCGACGCGCTCTTTCTGTAACAGGAAATCTTATTCGTCCTTTGCCGGGAACAGTTCTCCTTACACGTTATTACAAAGAAAAATACGACCTGACGTTCGGAGACCGCGTCACTCTTGAAATATCTGACAAGAGCCACAAGCCTTTTTCTGCGGTCGTGGGTGGCTTTGTTGACGATATGGTTGGAGCCGCTGTTTATGCAACCAAGTCAGATCTTCAGCGTTGGCTTCATGAAGAGTCTGCGATTGACAGTGTTTATCTTAAAGTGGACCCCAAAAAAGTTGGGAGCATTTATGTGCGTCTAAAATCCGCCCCGGAAGTTTTATCCGTTCAAGTAAAAAGTCTTCTCTTACAAAGTTTCAATCGCACAGTTGCAGAAATGATCACCGTCTTTAAGACGATACTCATTGGTTTTGCCATATCCATTACGTGCTCGGTTTTATTCAACATGTCACGCATAAATATTTCAGAGAAATCTTGGGAGCTTGCTAGTATGAAAATCATGGGGTTCAAGAACTCTGAAATTTTCCAAATTCTGTTTCTAGAGATAGGAGCGCAAGTTCTTGTTGCACTGGGGCCGGGATGCATTCTTGGATACTATCTGTCTCTTTTAAGCACCCGCCTTATTCATTCTGAAACTATGGCCTTTCCGTTGATCATTCTTCCATCTACCTATGCCCTGGCCATAGTCGTTGTCGTGCTGTCCTACACTGTCATCGGTATATACGTACGAAAAAGCATCACCCGCTTAAACATGACTGAAGCATTGAAGGCGAGGGACTGA
- a CDS encoding efflux RND transporter periplasmic adaptor subunit yields MKKAKTLLAPFIYGLLFCVAGLSLWLLFRTKAVEVEIVSVQKKSFEEILTLDGVVRSTTKFTVTAFTTGDLDRIDLKVGDPVSKNQKITTLHWDLHKSIVSPVDGIISKIYRDSAGPVARGEPLVDIIDPINLEVVVEALTTDAVRLNEGTRAYIDAFGMEPPLPAKVRRISRAGFVKLSALGIEEEKTPVYLKFLKNPPSSIGDNFHVEVHFIISQRNNVLTVPAGALFKDEDSWAVYTLEKNRARLRIVKLEVKTDTAAVVSSGLKEGDLVILFPSDLISDGRKVKARSFK; encoded by the coding sequence ATGAAAAAGGCAAAGACCCTTCTAGCTCCGTTCATCTATGGACTTTTATTCTGTGTTGCCGGACTGAGCCTATGGCTTTTGTTCCGTACGAAAGCCGTCGAGGTTGAGATTGTATCAGTACAAAAGAAATCTTTCGAAGAAATTTTGACTCTTGATGGGGTCGTACGTTCGACCACAAAGTTCACGGTCACCGCTTTTACTACGGGCGACTTAGACAGAATCGATCTCAAAGTAGGTGATCCTGTCTCCAAGAACCAAAAAATCACGACTCTGCATTGGGACCTTCACAAGAGTATCGTAAGTCCCGTAGACGGAATAATTTCAAAAATTTATCGTGACTCTGCTGGTCCCGTGGCTCGTGGCGAGCCTTTAGTTGACATCATAGACCCGATAAACCTTGAAGTCGTTGTGGAAGCATTGACGACGGATGCCGTGAGATTGAATGAGGGAACGCGTGCTTACATAGATGCTTTTGGCATGGAACCTCCACTTCCCGCAAAGGTACGGCGAATCAGTCGGGCGGGATTTGTAAAACTGTCCGCTCTGGGAATAGAAGAAGAAAAAACACCTGTATATTTAAAGTTTTTAAAGAATCCCCCCTCATCTATAGGGGACAACTTTCACGTGGAAGTACACTTTATAATTTCACAAAGAAATAATGTACTCACCGTCCCCGCCGGGGCTCTTTTTAAAGATGAGGATTCTTGGGCGGTCTACACTCTTGAAAAAAATAGAGCGCGTCTAAGAATCGTAAAACTCGAAGTCAAAACCGACACCGCCGCAGTGGTTTCCAGCGGTTTAAAAGAAGGAGATCTTGTCATACTCTTTCCTAGCGATCTGATATCAGATGGAAGAAAAGTAAAGGCACGTTCCTTCAAATAA
- a CDS encoding Hsp20/alpha crystallin family protein, producing the protein MASNLQKWFDNRSLSPFKSFSQMDDPFERILNELMNMRKGSLSQFEFSPSCEISEEDNNYVMTFDLPGVNKEQVKVEVDNNQITVSAERRDEKKKDTKKTHLSEIQYGSYQRTFTLPSSIDEKRVDAKFDNGVLTLTIPKNVTTKQKQIPVH; encoded by the coding sequence ATGGCAAGCAATCTACAAAAATGGTTCGATAACCGCAGTTTAAGTCCATTCAAAAGTTTTTCCCAAATGGACGATCCGTTTGAGAGAATTCTGAATGAATTGATGAACATGCGTAAAGGCAGTTTAAGTCAGTTTGAATTTTCCCCTTCCTGCGAGATATCCGAGGAAGACAACAATTATGTGATGACATTTGACCTTCCGGGTGTAAATAAAGAACAAGTGAAGGTTGAGGTCGACAATAATCAAATCACGGTTTCAGCAGAACGCCGAGATGAGAAAAAGAAGGATACAAAAAAGACACACCTGTCGGAAATCCAGTACGGTTCCTATCAAAGAACATTTACTTTACCAAGCAGCATTGACGAGAAAAGAGTGGATGCAAAATTTGATAATGGCGTCCTCACACTGACAATTCCCAAAAATGTAACGACCAAACAAAAGCAAATCCCGGTGCACTAA